The genomic region TGAACTCGCGCCGATGTTTGGTAATCGCGTAAGGGGTACGGAAATATTGTAGTCAGATATTGATGAAAGTACGACGATTTTTTCGATTCATAATAAAGTCACAAAACGTTAGTCAATgaagttcattttttaaagGTAAACATagtgtaaatattttatcttaacaTTGAAATTAGGCAAACGGTTATAgtttgttggaaaagaaaaaaagtaccACCGATTCCTTCCTTTCgaaaatttgtattttgtgTTCCCGTCGATCCAACATTATACATTTCCAATTCCCTGTAACCGTGATCTTTATTCATGCATCGTTTGTCTTCCCACGACACGCAGCAAGAGCATTTCGGTTTTTATGATTAAAACTAATTAACAATTCCGTACCAAGCATCGTAACACTACCCGATTCCCGCAATGCATCTACTGGCCTTTTTCAATTGCAAAAATGTAGACTACACACTGAAATTACCCTTCAGCTGATTAAAGTAGGCCATGTCAGAGGGGCTGATTGAAGGGATAAATTTTTTAATCGCTTCCTTAAAATCGTCCTCGCCGACGATCACCTGATCCGCACCGAGACCCTCATCGATGGAGTCTGAAAGGGAACAGAAGACAGAATGGTGgtaagaaaagaaaggaaacaagCGAGACACGAACTTACCACCGGCTATCGCTTCCTTGACGGTTCGCCGAACTGCACTCAACCAGGCGTTCGAACAGATCGAGTACATATCCGCACCGGTCATGTCCTGCTGCAGGCACTCGGCGATCTTCCTCAGCGTGAGCGCCGGATCGAGCCGGAACCGTCCCGTTACCGCCCGCAGGACACTCTCCTTGTCCTCGACCGTACAGCTCGGTCCGACGTACAGCAGCTTGTCGAAGCGTCCCGGTCGCAGCAGTGCCGGATCGATTAGATCCGGCCGGTTCGTAGCGGCAAGGATGAATATCTGCTGCCCGGGATCTTTAGAAATTCCGTCCATTTCACTAAGCATCTGCGATACGACCCGGTCCATCACACCACCCGAGTCGCCACTAACGCCTCGATTGGGGGCCAGCGAGTCCAGCTCGTCCAGGAACAGCACACACGGCGAGGCCGTTCGTGCGCGGGTAAACACTTCCCGCACGTTCTGCTCGCTCTGTCCGACGTACATGTTAAGCAGCTCGGGGCCTTGCACCGACAGAAAGCTCAAATTACACTCGGTGGCGACCGCCTTCGCGATCAACGTTTTGCCGGTGCCGGGTGGCCCGTAAAGAAGGATACCCGAGCGGCGCATGTTCTTCCCCATCAGGTGCTTGTGGCGCAGCGGTAAACCGATGGAGTTTTGTATTTCCGACTTGAGCTTCGCGAGTCCCCCAATCTCGGACCAGAGCACCTTGGGGACCTTCGGAGCGCCGAGACTGTCGGAGAAGGTTGCCTGCATCGACTCGAGCGCCGCTTCGAAGTGGGTCAGTCGGAGTTGGGTGTCCTTCGAACGTCGGCACGCCTCCAGTGCATTTCCGTACAGCAGTTCCAAATCGGACAGATTAAAACCTTGACTTTGTTCGGCGACTTTTTGTAACTGCCCTAGCGGTAAACGGTGTTGCTGTTGGTGCGCCAGGGAAATCCACCGGAGCGCCTCCAACCGCTCACCGGCCGCTGGTGGATGGAACTGGATGACCTCTAGGAAAAGGGATGTGAGCTTTGGTGTGTTGGATTCCTTCTGGTTCGCGAGCGCTACCACAACGACCGGGTGCGAGTATTTGCGCCCGAAAAGGTTAGCCAGCTCCGCCTGGAACGAACCGGTGATGCGCTGATCCTCGTGGCCCTCGTTGTCAACGCCGAACACTTCGAAGTTTTCCAGGCAGATGATGAGGGGTTCACAAATTTTCGACTTATTAAAAGCGCTGCTCAGCTTCGTTTCCGTCTGCGAGCTAATGGAGGTCATGATTTCGCTGCAGTCTGCATAGTACACCGGTATGCCGAGCGCGCCGGCAACGGACTGCAAAACCAGTCGCTTCCCGATGCCTCGTTCGCCGCGAAGCATAAACACGGGCTGGATGCCGTTCCGCACCAACCCATTGCCCTCCATTTTCACGTACGCCTTCAGCGAGGAGTGCAGTGAATCGAAGTACTTTTGCAACCCAAAGGGACAGCTGGGCCGTCGGTGAATGCCATCGAAACGCTCCGGTAGCAGGAAGTTGTTGTACGTCGTCGTTTGCTGCAACGTGGTGAGGCTTTTGTGTGCGATGCCGCTCATCTCGAACGCGCCGCCGGCCGAGTCCAGATTAAGGCACTTAAACCACAGTGCTCTCATGTGCGCTAGGATGGCGAAATTTTTCGTGAAGAAAGTGTTGCCCAGGAAACGCTCCGTCAGCGGCACCTGGTACGTGTGGTTGCGGTACAGCAGGCGTGGTGTTTCAAAGTAACGCGCAAGGATGAAATCGACCATGTCGGTGCTCAGGTCGTACGGGGTCTGGTAGATGAAAATGCTCGCTTTGGCGACAATCTCCGGTAAATGTTGCCCGTCGGTCACCCGCTGTAGGCGACCCCAGTAGCGTTGTCCCTCGAGCGTGAACCGTTCCTTCAGGTTTTCCACCAGATTTTCCTTCACCCACAGGGCATTGTAGGGAACCTGCGGATGGGAGCACACCTGGAACAGTACGCTAACGTTCTGTTTGTTCAGGATGAACGAGACTAGACTTTTCTGACCGGCGCCTTCCGTCGGCGGCACTTTGGACACTTTCAGCACCAGGTTGATCCAGTTAATCTCGCGCTCCACAACATACTCCCGGAAGACGGTGGGGGAAACGAAGAGGGTATGCTCCGAGTTGACCATTTGCTCCGATTGGAGCTGCTCGAACAGCAAGTTCGGTATCGGCTGAAGGTAGAAATCCAATGACCGTAGCTTCAGATCGTAGCGCAGTTTTTTAACACCCTGAAGCACCACGAACACGGGGAAATAGTACGATGGATATCGCGGGAATCGTAACCGTGCGATGTACAGCAGCAGCTGCCACTGCTTGACCACCTTTTCAaccatgtttcgctaataaaACCTAACTTTATCGGCCGCAAAGTAAAACTAAACAGTTACGAAAACATGCTCGTTGAGAAACGGCACAAGGCAGTGAATAAACTTATCCCATAAacggaataaaaacaaacacccggTAGAGTGGCCAGCTACACCTTGCACCCAGCTTTCAGACGCGCGTTCCCCAGGCTGAACCCATTTGAAAGTTTACGTTGATTTACTTCCCACGGTAAACATCAGAAAATACCAAATTAAACGT from Anopheles coustani chromosome 3, idAnoCousDA_361_x.2, whole genome shotgun sequence harbors:
- the LOC131272197 gene encoding peroxisomal ATPase PEX6 encodes the protein MVEKVVKQWQLLLYIARLRFPRYPSYYFPVFVVLQGVKKLRYDLKLRSLDFYLQPIPNLLFEQLQSEQMVNSEHTLFVSPTVFREYVVEREINWINLVLKVSKVPPTEGAGQKSLVSFILNKQNVSVLFQVCSHPQVPYNALWVKENLVENLKERFTLEGQRYWGRLQRVTDGQHLPEIVAKASIFIYQTPYDLSTDMVDFILARYFETPRLLYRNHTYQVPLTERFLGNTFFTKNFAILAHMRALWFKCLNLDSAGGAFEMSGIAHKSLTTLQQTTTYNNFLLPERFDGIHRRPSCPFGLQKYFDSLHSSLKAYVKMEGNGLVRNGIQPVFMLRGERGIGKRLVLQSVAGALGIPVYYADCSEIMTSISSQTETKLSSAFNKSKICEPLIICLENFEVFGVDNEGHEDQRITGSFQAELANLFGRKYSHPVVVVALANQKESNTPKLTSLFLEVIQFHPPAAGERLEALRWISLAHQQQHRLPLGQLQKVAEQSQGFNLSDLELLYGNALEACRRSKDTQLRLTHFEAALESMQATFSDSLGAPKVPKVLWSEIGGLAKLKSEIQNSIGLPLRHKHLMGKNMRRSGILLYGPPGTGKTLIAKAVATECNLSFLSVQGPELLNMYVGQSEQNVREVFTRARTASPCVLFLDELDSLAPNRGVSGDSGGVMDRVVSQMLSEMDGISKDPGQQIFILAATNRPDLIDPALLRPGRFDKLLYVGPSCTVEDKESVLRAVTGRFRLDPALTLRKIAECLQQDMTGADMYSICSNAWLSAVRRTVKEAIAGDSIDEGLGADQVIVGEDDFKEAIKKFIPSISPSDMAYFNQLKGNFSV